In Methylomonas sp. MK1, the following are encoded in one genomic region:
- a CDS encoding Maf family protein, whose translation MLGQEILGKPGGRDAAIQQLAKQSGRAVQFYTGVCVLNSASGRSLSDMDVCSVHFKTLTLPQIEKYIDMDRPFDCAGSFKSEGLGIALFSKIVGEDPNALVGLPLIKLVALLERFGVNIL comes from the coding sequence GTGCTAGGCCAAGAGATATTGGGAAAACCCGGCGGGCGCGACGCGGCAATTCAACAACTTGCCAAACAATCCGGCCGGGCTGTGCAATTTTATACTGGTGTCTGTGTTTTGAATAGCGCATCCGGCCGAAGCTTAAGCGATATGGATGTTTGTAGCGTGCATTTCAAAACGCTGACATTGCCGCAGATTGAAAAGTACATCGATATGGATCGGCCCTTCGATTGTGCCGGCAGCTTCAAATCCGAGGGCTTGGGTATCGCGCTATTCAGTAAAATTGTCGGCGAGGATCCTAATGCCTTGGTGGGTTTGCCATTGATAAAGCTGGTGGCGCTGTTGGAAAGGTTTGGCGTCAATATTCTCTGA
- a CDS encoding Maf family protein: protein MSTIVLASSSKYRRQLLEKLGLDFLSCSSDIDESPQSGESPDALVHRLSLAKAEEVGKTYPNHLII from the coding sequence ATGAGCACCATAGTACTTGCCTCGAGTTCGAAATACCGCCGCCAGTTGTTGGAAAAACTGGGTCTTGATTTTCTAAGTTGCAGCAGCGACATCGATGAGAGCCCGCAATCGGGTGAATCGCCGGACGCTTTGGTACACAGATTGTCGCTGGCTAAGGCTGAAGAAGTCGGCAAAACATACCCTAATCATTTAATCATTTAA
- a CDS encoding YceD family protein: protein MSDKFPDHIDPLLFAERRGALSGDIKIAALERLSDSVIDHGGSVSAKIEFGKEGKRIVVAGHIEGVVELACQSCLQALTWPLDIDFKLAVVSSLQEAKQLDDCEPLLLDGDTLSLNAVIEDEILLALPDYPRHEHDCLAHNRSEDADYSAIDSQTKANNPFSVLAKLKKTGD, encoded by the coding sequence ATGTCAGACAAGTTTCCCGACCATATCGATCCCTTATTGTTCGCCGAAAGACGTGGCGCGCTATCCGGGGATATAAAAATCGCTGCGCTCGAGCGCTTGTCTGATAGCGTGATCGATCATGGCGGCAGCGTTAGCGCCAAGATCGAATTTGGTAAGGAAGGCAAACGCATCGTCGTTGCCGGCCATATCGAGGGTGTTGTGGAATTGGCGTGTCAGTCTTGTTTGCAAGCACTGACTTGGCCGCTGGATATCGATTTTAAATTGGCTGTTGTCTCTTCGCTACAGGAAGCAAAGCAACTGGACGATTGCGAACCGCTATTACTGGACGGCGACACCCTATCGTTAAACGCCGTGATCGAAGACGAAATCCTGCTGGCATTGCCCGACTACCCTCGGCATGAACACGATTGTCTCGCGCACAACCGTTCGGAAGATGCCGATTACAGCGCAATAGATAGTCAGACTAAGGCTAACAACCCTTTTTCTGTTTTAGCAAAACTTAAAAAAACTGGAGATTGA
- the rpmF gene encoding 50S ribosomal protein L32 codes for MAVQKSKVSRSRRGQRRSHDALVGKTLAQDPLTGETHLRHHMTPDGFFKGRQIIAGNDED; via the coding sequence ATGGCAGTACAAAAGAGCAAAGTATCGCGTTCCAGACGCGGTCAACGTCGTTCACACGATGCATTAGTCGGCAAAACCCTGGCTCAGGATCCATTGACCGGCGAAACCCATCTGCGTCACCACATGACGCCGGACGGTTTCTTCAAAGGCCGCCAAATCATTGCCGGCAACGACGAAGATTAA